From a region of the Triticum aestivum cultivar Chinese Spring chromosome 7D, IWGSC CS RefSeq v2.1, whole genome shotgun sequence genome:
- the LOC123170435 gene encoding peroxidase 2, which yields MVKLTCVQLLMVAFQATLITMSSAELPYNFYSSSCPNAEETIKNTVYNLIDGNPSIAAALIRMHFHDCFVMGCDASILLDSSNSNPQPEKSAIPLAGYEAVDKIKAAVEAVCPLTVSCADVLAFAARDSVSKSAGFSYHVRSGRRDGNVSKAFSVVTNMPSPFFGIEDLVGSFTRKGLNVDDLVALSGAHSIGVAHCSGFTNRLYPEVDTTMDSAYATDLKKTCPAPVRGAPDPVVNNSAVAPTTLSNQFFKNAVARRVLFTSDAALLTRNDTGAKVQENAADSLLWKVRFAASMVKMGNIEVLTGTNGQVRKFCRTINS from the exons ATGGTGAAGCTGACATGCGTGCAGCTGCTCATGGTGGCCTTCCAGGCTACGCTCATCACCATGTCATCTGCAGAATTGCCCTACAAtttctacagttcgtcgtgccccAACGCCGAGGAAACAATCAAGAATACCGTCTACAACTTGATCGACGGCAACCCAAGTATTGCTGCGGCCTTAATTCGCATGCACTTCCACGATTGCTTTGTAATG GGTTGTGACGCTTCCATCCTTCTGGACTCCTCGAACTCCAACCCCCAGCCGGAAAAGTCAGCCATTCCCTTGGCTGGGTATGAGGCCGTCGACAAGATCAAGGCGGCCGTCGAGGCCGTGTGTCCTTTGACGGTCTCCTGCGCCGATGTCCTCGCCTTCGCCGCACGCGACTCTGTCAGTAAATCCGCCGGTTTCTCCTACCACGTCCGCTCCGGGAGGCGTGACGGCAATGTGTCGAAAGCCTTCTCCGTCGTCACGAACATGCCGTCGCCTTTCTTCGGAATCGAGGACCTTGTCGGCAGCTTCACCCGGAAGGGGCTCAATGTTGATGACCTCGTGGCTCTCTCTGGCGCGCACTCCATCGGTGTGGCACACTGCTCCGGCTTCACCAACCGGCTGTACCCTGAGGTGGACACGACAATGGACTCCGCATACGCCACAGACCTAAAGAAGACGTGCCCAGCACCGGTGCGTGGTGCGCCGGACCCGGTGGTGAACAACAGCGCGGTGGCGCCGACGACGCTGAGCAACCAGTTCTTCAAGAACGCTGTCGCTAGGCGAGTGTTGTTCACGTCGGACGCGGCGCTGCTCACCCGCAACGACACAGGGGCGAAGGTGCAGGAAAACGCTGCGGACTCCTTGTTGTGGAAGGTGCGGTTTGCGGCGTCGATGGTGAAGATGGGAAACATCGAAGTGCTTACAGGGACGAATGGGCAGGTCAGGAAGTTCTGCCGTACCATAAACAGCTAA
- the LOC123168369 gene encoding peroxisomal membrane protein 11-5 → MASLDTVRGDLGLVVLYLSKAEARDKICRAIQYGSKFLSNGQPGPAQNVDKSTSLARKVFRLFKFVNDLQALISPPAKGTPLPLILLGKSKNAMLSTFLFLDQIVWAGRTGVYKNKERAEFLGRIAFYCFLGSNTCTTIIELAELQRLSKSMKKLEKDLKHQELYKNEQYRMKLKKSNERLLALIKSSLDIVVAVGLLQLAPKKVTPRVTGAFGFASSLIACYQLLPAPAKSK, encoded by the exons ATGGCCTCGCTGGACACCGTCAGAGGAGATCTTGGCCTGGTTGTTTTGTACCTAAGCAAGGCTGAGGCAAGAGATAAGATCTGTAGAGCTATACAATATGGATCCAAGTTCCTGAGCAACGGACAACCAGGACCTGCACAGAATGTCGACAAATCAACTAGTCTAGCTCGGAAAGTTTTCCGACTGTTTAAG TTTGTTAATGATCTCCAAGCTCTGATTAGCCCCCCTGCCAAAGGAACTCCACTTCCGCTGATCTTACTTGGAAAG TCGAAGAACGCGATGCTGTCAACTTTCCTCTTTCTGGACCAAATTGTTTGGGCTGGGAGAACAGGAGTATACAAG AACAAGGAGCGAGCAGAGTTTCTTGGCAGGATAGCATTTTATTGCTTTCTCGGATCCAATACCTGTACTACTATCATCGAG CTAGCCGAGCTTCAGCGGCTTTCCAAATCGATGAAGAAGTTAGAGAAGGACCTCAAGCACCAAGAGCTGTACA AGAACGAGCAGTATCGGATGAAGCTGAAGAAGTCCAACGAGAGGCTGCTCGCCCTCATCAAATCGAGCCTCGACATAGTCGTCGCCGTGGGGCTGCTGCAACTGGCACCAAAAAAGGTCACTCCTCGCGTCACGGGTGCGTTTGGGTTCGCTAGCTCGCTCATCGCCTGTTACCAG TTGCTTCCAGCCCCAGCCAAATCCAAGTGA